Proteins from a single region of Osmerus eperlanus chromosome 26, fOsmEpe2.1, whole genome shotgun sequence:
- the LOC134012925 gene encoding retinal Mueller cells isomerohydrolase-like isoform X3 has protein sequence MVSRVEHPAGGYKKIFETCEELNEPIPAVVTGVIPSWLGGSLLRLGPGLFEVGDQPFYHLFDGQALMHKFDLKNGHVTYYRKFLKTDAYVRAMTEKRVVITEFGTAAYPDPCKNIFSRFFTYFQGIEVTDNCLVNVYPVGEDFYACTETNYITKVDPDTLETLKRVDLCDYVSVNGVTAHPHIESDGTVYNIGNCFGKNMSLAYNIIKIPPAPIGGSDQRVGSNREVPGDGSNPQQ, from the exons atggttagtcg aGTGGAGCATCCAGCTGGAGGCTATAAGAAGATCTTTGAGACGTGTGAAGAACTAAATGAACCGATCCCTGCCGTGGTCACTG gtgtgatcCCCTCCTGGCTGGGGGGCAGTCTGCTCCGTCTAGGCCCGGGCCTGTTTGAGGTGGGAGACCAGCCCTTCTACCACCTATTTGACGGACAGGCCCTCATGCACAAGTTTGACCTGAAGAATGGTCACGTGACCTACTACAGGAA GTTTTTGAAAACGGACGCGTACGTGCGCGCCATGACGGAGAAGAGGGTCGTGATCACAGAGTTTGGGACAGCGGCCTATCCAGACCCCTGCAAGAACATCTTCTCCAg GTTCTTCACATACTTCCAGGGCATCGAGGTGACAGATAACTGTCTTGTGAACGTGTATCCGGTCGGAGAGGACTTCTACGCCTGCACTGAGACCAACTACATCACCAAGGTTGACCCTGATACCCTGGAGACCCTGAAGAGG gtggACCTGTGTGACTACGTGTCCGTGAACGGGGTGACCGCCCACCCTCACATCGAGAGCGACGGGACCGTCTACAACATCGGGAACTGCTTCGGGAAGAACATGAGCCTGGCCTACAACATCATCAAAATCCCTCCGGCTCCCATAGGTGGGTCGGACCA ACGGGTCGGATCCAATAGAGAAGTCCCAGGTGATGGTTCAAATCCCCAGCAGTGA
- the si:ch211-198n5.11 gene encoding methylcrotonoyl-coenzyme A carboxylase 2, with protein MYSCLARSLRCNVGAWPSYVPSSTLAVLRSPDRRSPDHHCPHRPLTSSLPLQEARPLRDPRLTPARSMGTGTRRKRPPSAFPVLEEKLQPIHTHVYEANLRNSTACQQRYVAFREKVRKGGGENAVARHTQRNKKLLVRDRLRLLLDDEDFLELSPFAGLGLPYGDIPSAGCLTGVGRINGLWCVFIANDATVKGGTAYPITVKKQLRAQDVAMQNRLPCVYLVDSGGAFLPLQSEIFPDKNQGGRTFYNEAIMSAMRIPQVSVVCGSCTAGGAYIPTMAEEAVMVHRIGTIFLGGPPLVKAATGEEVTPEDLGGATLHAEVSGCVDHFAWDEKEAYVYTRNIISTLNYELPEEEGEQGRRVEQPLHSPEGLMGLAPLDYNHSLDVKLILSRLTDGSKFQEFKARYGTTLVTGFAKIEGHLVGIVASNGELSCAASLKGSHFVQLCDQRDVPLLFLQNTAPRPRHTHTLSQADTNSNRLKAQGSMMSAVACATVPKITVVIGGCYGADSYAMCGRAFDPHFLFLWPNARVSLVAPGYAAALTPPEGGEGEGEGALRKINKRLEEESSAFFSSGRLWDDGVILPQDTRKVVGVCLTISQQQRYQLSTEKTCSPMLRV; from the exons ATGTACAGTTGCCTGGCACG gagcCTGCGCTGCAATGTCGGGGCCTGGCCCTCCTACGTCCCCTCCAGCACGCTGGCCGTGCTACGGAGCCCCGACCGCAGGTCACCTGACCACCACTGTCCACaccgacctctgacctccagcctACCTCTTCAGGAAGCACGACCCCTGCGTGACCCCAGGCTGACCCCAGCCCGCTCTATGGGGACCGGCACACGCAGGAAGAGGCCGCCCAGCGCGTTTCCTGTCCTGGAGGAGAAGCTGCAGCCGATCCACACCCACGTCTACGAGGCCAACCTCAGGAACAGCACAGCCTGCCAACAGAG ATATGTGGCGttcagagagaaggtgaggaaaGGGGGCGGAGAGAACGCCGTTGCCAGACATACCCAGAGGAACAAAAAGCTGCTGGTCCGGGATAGGCTCCGCCTCTTGCTTGATGATGAGGACTTCCTGGAGCTGTCTCCCTTCGCTGGGCTCGGTCTGCCCTATGGAGACATCCCCTCCGCTGGCTGCCTGACTG GTGTGGGCCGGATCAACGGCCTGTGGTGCGTCTTCATAGCCAACGATGCCACAGTGAAGGGCGGCACGGCTTATCCAATCACAGTGAAGAAGCAGCTGAGGGCCCAGGACGTGGCCATGCAGAACCGCCTGCCCTGTGTCTACCTGGTGGACAGTGGAGGAGCCTTCCTCcctctgcag TCAGAGATCTTTCCAGATAAGAACCAAGGAGGGAGAACGTTCTACAACGAGGCCATCATGTCCGCCATGAGAATCCCTCAG GTGTCAGTAGTGTGTGGCTCGTGCACTGCGGGCGGCGCTTACATTCCCACCATGGCGGAGGAAGCTGTGATGGTCCACCGGATCGGGACTATCTTCCTGGGAGGGCCGCCACTGGTCAAGGCCGCCACCGGGGAGGAGGTGACACCGGAGGATCTGGGCGGGGCCACGCTGCACGCAGA GGTAAGCGGCTGCGTGGACCATTTTGCCTGGGACGAGAAGGAGGCCTACGTGTACACCAGGAACATCATCTCCACGCTGAACTATGAGCtgccggaggaggagggggagcagggcaggagggtggaACAGCCGCTACACAGCCCTGAGGGGCTGATGGGGCTGGCTCCTCTGGACTACAACCACAGCCTGGACGTCAAACTG atcCTGAGTCGTCTGACAGATGGTAGTAAGTTCCAGGAGTTCAAGGCCAGATATGGAACCACTCTGGTGACAGGCTTTGCCAAGATagaggg GCACCTGGTGGGCATTGTCGCCAGTAACGGGGAGCTCTCCTGCGCGGCGTCGCTGAAGGGCAGCCATTTTGTGCAGCTGTGCGACCAGAGAGACGTCCCCCTGCTCTTCCTGCAGAACACCGCGCCccggcccagacacacacacactctgagccaG GCAGACACCAACAGCAACCGTCTCAAAGCCCAGGGTTCTATGATGTCAGCTGTGGCCTGCGCCACCGTCCCCAAAATCACCGTCGTCATAGGTGGTTGCTATGGCGCCGACAGCTATGCTATG tgcggCCGGGCGTTTGACCCtcatttcctgttcctgtgGCCCAACGCCAGAGTCAGTCTGGTCGCCCCGGGTTACGCGGCCGCCCTGACTCCtcctgagggaggggagggggagggggagggggcgctgAGGAAAATCAACAAGAG gctggaggaggagagctcgGCTTTCTTCTCATCTGGCAGGCTGTGGGATGACGGAGTGATCCTCCCTCAGGACACGAGGAAG GTGGTGGGGGTCTGTCTGACCATCAGCCAGCAGCAGCGGTACCAGCTGTCCACAGAGAAGACCTGCTCCCCCATGCTCAGGGTCTGA
- the depdc1a gene encoding DEP domain-containing protein 1A isoform X1 — MSTHIITPGPYRATKLWNEVTKLFRAGMPLRKHRLHFRVHGSCFTAAAAVDWLHELLRNNSNFGPDVTRQQTLQLLKKFLKNHVIEDVKGRWGTEELEDDGHIYRFPPSSPLKPLPRTPSGKKNFSLKDKEGFFKFRSSKKLDKETLENVDPSEQEQEVNGEAGTVEVHRRELTNDDVLEVWRDITLTHLQKILGVTALEDVLDLRHVNPQNIVYNMTNVNKHGVVTLEDKTDDIPPWVLSAMKCLASWPKSDSSHPSYPGFERDVFKTVSDYFNSLPQPLLTFEFYELFINVLVLSGYLVAPKPQRGKRKSQEPAPSHAPPAKTPHVGVANLFRSTECLLLSLLRKEACDETDSPMKEVFGPKVRSRLAALRGGVARQASQHAPPTRRVSSRAALLGGSCLSLAQSESSTASLRLRPRSCSMETILDDSAPLCSQRELFQSTDMLASCHSNSNQGNNTSSQTSPDSCQGNDTPSQNTPDSCQGNETPSQNTPDSCRGNDASSQSTPGSRQSSDSPAQSSPDSLSESQSQISVASATSSNPSHSRHSLSLVPTATVSISHRPRPQRPRSVGNCLDLIESREMSASCFSIHAPVAEITLRPKLAHGYYGLRASITDLRPSLILPPGDRRCLSSLDLTRPGPSRPAPFTLGPQPLTRPRTSSLGPQPLTRPRTSSLGPQPLSRPPSSLGPQPLTRPRTSSLGPQPLTRPPPSSLGPQPLTRPDNSLLQPQLERVAVEALQLCCLLLPPGQRRKLQLLMRMMSRMSQNVDMPRLHQAIGTRTLMVHSFSGCVLSCAEEVDLDELLATRLVSFLLDHHTDILSVPLYLHHAVTDHLHYLRTVQIPYPVGAGVPGSAGGVPVPLHAFCRQISSQEFEEQRLTMSQTAIAELLDLLLADSSLAGKERRKKLRQFQKQYPDIFSRRFPSPESQAQILEDKPRIKPPLLLTKKIRKNIRT; from the exons atgagTACTCATATCATCACTCCTGGCCCGTACAGGGCGACCAAACTG TGGAACGAAGTGACCAAGCTGTTCAGAGCAGGCATGCCGCTCCGGAAACACCGGCTGCACTTTCGCGTTCACGGCAGCTGCTTCACGGCCGCCGCCGCCGTCGACTGGCTCCACGAGCTCCTCCGAAACAACAGCAACTTCGGACCGGACGTCACTAGGCAACAGACGCTCCAGCTGCTGAAGAAGTTCCTGAAGAATCACGTGATCGAGGACGTGAAGGGCAGGTGGGGTACTGAGGAGCTTGAGGATGACGGTCACATCTACAG gtttcccccctcctccccgctgaAGCCACTCCCCCGCACCCCCTCGGGGAAGAAAAACTTCTCTCTGAAGGACAAGGAGGGTTTCTTCAAGTTCCGAAGCTCAAAGAAGCTTGACAAGGAGACGCTG gagaaCGTGGACCCGTCagagcaggaacaggaagtgaacggGGAGGCAGGAACTGTCGAGGTCCACAGGAGGGAGCTCACAAACGACGATGTACTGGAAGTCTGGAGAGACATCACCCTCACACA CCTGCAGAAGATCTTGGGAGTGACGGCCCTGGAGGACGTTCTAGACCTGCGCCATGTCAACCCTCAGAACATTGTCTACAACATGACCAACGTCAACAAGCACGGCGTTGTGACCCTGGAGGATAAAACCG ATGACATTCCTCCCTGGGTGCTGTCGGCTATGAAGTGTCTGGCTAGCT GGCCAAAGTCTGACTCCAGCCACCCTTCCTACCCGGGCTTTGAAAGGGACGTGTTCAAGACTGTGTCTGACTACTTCAACAGCCTGCCAcaacctctcctcaccttcgaGTTTTACGAGCTGTTTATCAACGTGCTGG tgctaAGTGGTTACCTGGTGGCTCCTAAGCCTCAGAGAGGGAAGCGTAAGAGCCAGGAGCCGGCGCCTAGCCACGCCCCCCCCGCCAAGACGCCCCACGTGGGCGTGGCCAACCTCTTCCGCTCAACGGAGTGTCTGTTGCTCAGCCTGCTCCGCAAGGAGGCGTGCGACGAGACCGACTCGCCAATGAAAGAGGTCTTCGGTCCCAAGGTCCGATCACGGCTGGCCGCTCTGAGAGGGGGCGTGGCCAGGCAGGCTTCCCAACATGCTCCTCCCACTCGCAGGGTCAGTTCCAGGGCAGCCCTGTTGGGTGGCAGCTGTCTGAGCCTTGCCCAATCAGAGAGCAGCACTGCCTCGTTGAGGCTCCGCCCCCGGAGCTGTTCCATGGAGACCATTTTGGATGACTCCGCCCCCCTCTGTTCCCAGCGGGAGCTCTTCCAGTCAACCGACATGCTGGCTTCCTGCCATAGCAACAGTAACCAGGGCAACAACACCTCATCCCAGACCTCTCCGGACAGTTGCCAGGGCAACGACACACCATCCCAGAATACTCCAGACAGTTGCCAGGGCAACGAAACACCATCCCAGAATACTCCAGACAGTTGCCGGGGCAACGATGCATCATCCCAAAGTACTCCAGGCAGTCGCCAAAGTAGCGACTCACCAGCACAGAGCAGTCCTGACTCTCTCTCGGAAAGCCAATCCCAGATCTCCGTCGCCAGCGcaacctcctccaacccctcccactCCAGGCACAGCCTCTCGCTGGTCCCCACGGCAACCGTCTCCATCAGCcacaggccccgcccccagcgACCCAGGAGTGTGGGGAACTGTCTGGACCTGATTGAGAGCAGGGAGATGTCTGCAAGCTGCTTCAGCATCCACGCCCCGGTAGCGGAGATCACCTTGCGACCCAAACTGGCGCACGGTTACTACGGCCTGAGGGCGAGCATCACGGACCTGCGGCCATCCCTCATCCTACCACCAGGGGACAGACGCTGCCTGAGCTCCCTGGACCTGACCAGACCCGGCCCATCCAGACCTGCCCCCTTCACCCTGGGTCCCCAGCCTCTGACCAGACCCAGGACATCCTCCCTGGGCCCCCAGCCTCTGACCAGACCCAGGACATCCTCCCTGGGCCCCCAGCCTCTGAGCAGACCACCTTCCTCCTTGGGCCCCCAGCCTCTGACCAGACCCAGGACCTCTTCCCTAGGCCCCCAGCCTCTGACcagacctcccccctcctccttgggCCCCCAGCCTCTGACCAGACCTGACAACA gcctgctGCAGCCCCAGTTGGAGCGTGTGGCGGTGGAGGCGTTGCAGCtgtgctgcctcctcctcccccccggccAGCGCAGGAAGCTCCAGCTGCTCATGAGGATGATGTCACGCATGAGTCAGAACGTGGACATGCCCCGCCTCCACCAGGCCATCGGGACACGCACCCTG ATGGTGCACTCGTTCTCGGGCTGCGTGCTGAGCTGTgcggaggaggtggacctggacGAGCTGCTGGCCACCAGACTGGTGTCCTTCCTGCTGGACCATCACACTGAcatcctgtctgtccccctctaccTGCACCACGCTGTCACCGACCACCTGCACTACCTCCGCAccgtgcag ATCCCCTACCCGGTGGGGGCCGGTGTCCCCGGGAGCGCCGGCGGGGTCCCGGTGCCGCTGCATGCGTTCTGCCGCCAGATCAGCAGCCAGGAGTTTGAGGAGCAGAGACTCACCATGTCGCAGACGGCCATCGCTGAGCTGCTGGACCTGCTGCTGGCTGACAGCAGCCTGGCCGGGAAGGAGCGCAGGAAGAAGCTACGACAG tTCCAGAAGCAATACCCGGACATCTTCTCCAGGCGGTTCCCCAGCCCTGAGAGCCAGGCTCAGATTCTGGAGGACAAGCCCAGGATCaagcctcctcttctcctcaccaAGAAGATCAGGAAGAACATCAGGACCTAG
- the LOC134012925 gene encoding retinal Mueller cells isomerohydrolase-like isoform X2, with protein sequence MHKFDLKNGHVTYYRKFLKTDAYVRAMTEKRVVITEFGTAAYPDPCKNIFSRFFTYFQGIEVTDNCLVNVYPVGEDFYACTETNYITKVDPDTLETLKRVDLCDYVSVNGVTAHPHIESDGTVYNIGNCFGKNMSLAYNIIKIPPAPIDGSDPIEKSQVMVQIPSSERFKPSYVHSFGMTEKHFVFVETAVRINLLKFLTAWSIRGTNYMDCFEVNETMGTWFHLASKEPAEYNPVKFRTSTFNMFHHINSYEEQGCIVVDLCTWKGHEFVYNYLYLANLRNDWEEVKKAAMRAPQPEVRRYVLPLDIHKEEQGMNLVSLPDTTATAVLRRDGTVWLEPEILFSGPRQAFEFPQINYSRCSGKKYSYAYGLGLNHFIPDRICKLNVVTKETWVWQEADSYPSEPLFVQTPDATEEDDGVLLSIVVKPGAAERPGFLLILNAGDLTEVARAEVDTIIPVTFHGMYKP encoded by the exons ATGCACAAGTTTGACCTGAAGAATGGTCACGTGACCTACTACAGGAA GTTTTTGAAAACGGACGCGTACGTGCGCGCCATGACGGAGAAGAGGGTCGTGATCACAGAGTTTGGGACAGCGGCCTATCCAGACCCCTGCAAGAACATCTTCTCCAg GTTCTTCACATACTTCCAGGGCATCGAGGTGACAGATAACTGTCTTGTGAACGTGTATCCGGTCGGAGAGGACTTCTACGCCTGCACTGAGACCAACTACATCACCAAGGTTGACCCTGATACCCTGGAGACCCTGAAGAGG gtggACCTGTGTGACTACGTGTCCGTGAACGGGGTGACCGCCCACCCTCACATCGAGAGCGACGGGACCGTCTACAACATCGGGAACTGCTTCGGGAAGAACATGAGCCTGGCCTACAACATCATCAAAATCCCTCCGGCTCCCATAG ACGGGTCGGATCCAATAGAGAAGTCCCAGGTGATGGTTCAAATCCCCAGCAGTGAGAGGTTCAAGCCCTCCTACGTGCACAG TTTTGGCATGACAGAGaagcactttgtgtttgtggAGACAGCTGTGAGGATCAACCTGCTCAAGTTCCTAACGGCCTGGAGCATCAGAGGAACCAACTACATGGACTGCTTCGAGGTGAACGAGACCATGGGG ACCTGGTTCCACCTGGCCTCGAAGGAACCAGCAGAGTACAACCCTGTGAAGTTCAGAACCTCAACCTTCAACATGTTCCACCACATCAACAGCTACGAGGAGCAGGGCTGCATAGTGGTCGACCTGTGCACATGGAAAGG gcacGAGTTTGTGTATAACTACCTGTACCTGGCCAACCTGCGTAACGACTGGGAGGAAGTGAAGAAGGCGGCCATGAGAGCCCCTCAGCCCGAGGTCCGACGCTACGTCCTGCCTCTGGACATCCACAAG gaggagcaggggatgaACCTGGTCTCTTTGCCCGACACCACCGCCACGGCTGTTCTCCGCCGTGACGGAACCGTGTGGCTAGAACCTGAGATTCTGTTTTCTGGGCCTCGTCAGG CTTTTGAGTTCCCTCAGATCAACTACAGTCGCTGCAGCGGGAAAAAATACAGCTACGCTTACGGACTGGGACTAAACCACTTCATACCAGACAGG ATCTGTAAGCTGAACGTGGTTACCAAGGAGACATGGGTGTGGCAGGAAGCTGACTCGTACCCCTCCGAGCCGCTTTTCGTCCAAACGCCAGACGCAACCGAGGAAGATGACG GGGTGCTGCTGAGTATCGTTGTGAAGCCCGGCGCGGCCGAGAGGCCTGGCTTCCTGCTCATCCTCAACGCCGGGGACCTGACAGAGGTGGCCCGTGCTGAGGTCGACACTATCATCCCTGTTACCTTTCACGGCATGTACAAACCCTAG
- the LOC134012925 gene encoding retinal Mueller cells isomerohydrolase-like isoform X1 has translation MVSRVEHPAGGYKKIFETCEELNEPIPAVVTGVIPSWLGGSLLRLGPGLFEVGDQPFYHLFDGQALMHKFDLKNGHVTYYRKFLKTDAYVRAMTEKRVVITEFGTAAYPDPCKNIFSRFFTYFQGIEVTDNCLVNVYPVGEDFYACTETNYITKVDPDTLETLKRVDLCDYVSVNGVTAHPHIESDGTVYNIGNCFGKNMSLAYNIIKIPPAPIDGSDPIEKSQVMVQIPSSERFKPSYVHSFGMTEKHFVFVETAVRINLLKFLTAWSIRGTNYMDCFEVNETMGTWFHLASKEPAEYNPVKFRTSTFNMFHHINSYEEQGCIVVDLCTWKGHEFVYNYLYLANLRNDWEEVKKAAMRAPQPEVRRYVLPLDIHKEEQGMNLVSLPDTTATAVLRRDGTVWLEPEILFSGPRQAFEFPQINYSRCSGKKYSYAYGLGLNHFIPDRICKLNVVTKETWVWQEADSYPSEPLFVQTPDATEEDDGVLLSIVVKPGAAERPGFLLILNAGDLTEVARAEVDTIIPVTFHGMYKP, from the exons atggttagtcg aGTGGAGCATCCAGCTGGAGGCTATAAGAAGATCTTTGAGACGTGTGAAGAACTAAATGAACCGATCCCTGCCGTGGTCACTG gtgtgatcCCCTCCTGGCTGGGGGGCAGTCTGCTCCGTCTAGGCCCGGGCCTGTTTGAGGTGGGAGACCAGCCCTTCTACCACCTATTTGACGGACAGGCCCTCATGCACAAGTTTGACCTGAAGAATGGTCACGTGACCTACTACAGGAA GTTTTTGAAAACGGACGCGTACGTGCGCGCCATGACGGAGAAGAGGGTCGTGATCACAGAGTTTGGGACAGCGGCCTATCCAGACCCCTGCAAGAACATCTTCTCCAg GTTCTTCACATACTTCCAGGGCATCGAGGTGACAGATAACTGTCTTGTGAACGTGTATCCGGTCGGAGAGGACTTCTACGCCTGCACTGAGACCAACTACATCACCAAGGTTGACCCTGATACCCTGGAGACCCTGAAGAGG gtggACCTGTGTGACTACGTGTCCGTGAACGGGGTGACCGCCCACCCTCACATCGAGAGCGACGGGACCGTCTACAACATCGGGAACTGCTTCGGGAAGAACATGAGCCTGGCCTACAACATCATCAAAATCCCTCCGGCTCCCATAG ACGGGTCGGATCCAATAGAGAAGTCCCAGGTGATGGTTCAAATCCCCAGCAGTGAGAGGTTCAAGCCCTCCTACGTGCACAG TTTTGGCATGACAGAGaagcactttgtgtttgtggAGACAGCTGTGAGGATCAACCTGCTCAAGTTCCTAACGGCCTGGAGCATCAGAGGAACCAACTACATGGACTGCTTCGAGGTGAACGAGACCATGGGG ACCTGGTTCCACCTGGCCTCGAAGGAACCAGCAGAGTACAACCCTGTGAAGTTCAGAACCTCAACCTTCAACATGTTCCACCACATCAACAGCTACGAGGAGCAGGGCTGCATAGTGGTCGACCTGTGCACATGGAAAGG gcacGAGTTTGTGTATAACTACCTGTACCTGGCCAACCTGCGTAACGACTGGGAGGAAGTGAAGAAGGCGGCCATGAGAGCCCCTCAGCCCGAGGTCCGACGCTACGTCCTGCCTCTGGACATCCACAAG gaggagcaggggatgaACCTGGTCTCTTTGCCCGACACCACCGCCACGGCTGTTCTCCGCCGTGACGGAACCGTGTGGCTAGAACCTGAGATTCTGTTTTCTGGGCCTCGTCAGG CTTTTGAGTTCCCTCAGATCAACTACAGTCGCTGCAGCGGGAAAAAATACAGCTACGCTTACGGACTGGGACTAAACCACTTCATACCAGACAGG ATCTGTAAGCTGAACGTGGTTACCAAGGAGACATGGGTGTGGCAGGAAGCTGACTCGTACCCCTCCGAGCCGCTTTTCGTCCAAACGCCAGACGCAACCGAGGAAGATGACG GGGTGCTGCTGAGTATCGTTGTGAAGCCCGGCGCGGCCGAGAGGCCTGGCTTCCTGCTCATCCTCAACGCCGGGGACCTGACAGAGGTGGCCCGTGCTGAGGTCGACACTATCATCCCTGTTACCTTTCACGGCATGTACAAACCCTAG
- the depdc1a gene encoding DEP domain-containing protein 1A isoform X2, which translates to MSTHIITPGPYRATKLWNEVTKLFRAGMPLRKHRLHFRVHGSCFTAAAAVDWLHELLRNNSNFGPDVTRQQTLQLLKKFLKNHVIEDVKGRWGTEELEDDGHIYRFPPSSPLKPLPRTPSGKKNFSLKDKEGFFKFRSSKKLDKETLENVDPSEQEQEVNGEAGTVEVHRRELTNDDVLEVWRDITLTHLQKILGVTALEDVLDLRHVNPQNIVYNMTNVNKHGVVTLEDKTDDIPPWVLSAMKCLASWPKSDSSHPSYPGFERDVFKTVSDYFNSLPQPLLTFEFYELFINVLGLLQPQLERVAVEALQLCCLLLPPGQRRKLQLLMRMMSRMSQNVDMPRLHQAIGTRTLMVHSFSGCVLSCAEEVDLDELLATRLVSFLLDHHTDILSVPLYLHHAVTDHLHYLRTVQIPYPVGAGVPGSAGGVPVPLHAFCRQISSQEFEEQRLTMSQTAIAELLDLLLADSSLAGKERRKKLRQFQKQYPDIFSRRFPSPESQAQILEDKPRIKPPLLLTKKIRKNIRT; encoded by the exons atgagTACTCATATCATCACTCCTGGCCCGTACAGGGCGACCAAACTG TGGAACGAAGTGACCAAGCTGTTCAGAGCAGGCATGCCGCTCCGGAAACACCGGCTGCACTTTCGCGTTCACGGCAGCTGCTTCACGGCCGCCGCCGCCGTCGACTGGCTCCACGAGCTCCTCCGAAACAACAGCAACTTCGGACCGGACGTCACTAGGCAACAGACGCTCCAGCTGCTGAAGAAGTTCCTGAAGAATCACGTGATCGAGGACGTGAAGGGCAGGTGGGGTACTGAGGAGCTTGAGGATGACGGTCACATCTACAG gtttcccccctcctccccgctgaAGCCACTCCCCCGCACCCCCTCGGGGAAGAAAAACTTCTCTCTGAAGGACAAGGAGGGTTTCTTCAAGTTCCGAAGCTCAAAGAAGCTTGACAAGGAGACGCTG gagaaCGTGGACCCGTCagagcaggaacaggaagtgaacggGGAGGCAGGAACTGTCGAGGTCCACAGGAGGGAGCTCACAAACGACGATGTACTGGAAGTCTGGAGAGACATCACCCTCACACA CCTGCAGAAGATCTTGGGAGTGACGGCCCTGGAGGACGTTCTAGACCTGCGCCATGTCAACCCTCAGAACATTGTCTACAACATGACCAACGTCAACAAGCACGGCGTTGTGACCCTGGAGGATAAAACCG ATGACATTCCTCCCTGGGTGCTGTCGGCTATGAAGTGTCTGGCTAGCT GGCCAAAGTCTGACTCCAGCCACCCTTCCTACCCGGGCTTTGAAAGGGACGTGTTCAAGACTGTGTCTGACTACTTCAACAGCCTGCCAcaacctctcctcaccttcgaGTTTTACGAGCTGTTTATCAACGTGCTGG gcctgctGCAGCCCCAGTTGGAGCGTGTGGCGGTGGAGGCGTTGCAGCtgtgctgcctcctcctcccccccggccAGCGCAGGAAGCTCCAGCTGCTCATGAGGATGATGTCACGCATGAGTCAGAACGTGGACATGCCCCGCCTCCACCAGGCCATCGGGACACGCACCCTG ATGGTGCACTCGTTCTCGGGCTGCGTGCTGAGCTGTgcggaggaggtggacctggacGAGCTGCTGGCCACCAGACTGGTGTCCTTCCTGCTGGACCATCACACTGAcatcctgtctgtccccctctaccTGCACCACGCTGTCACCGACCACCTGCACTACCTCCGCAccgtgcag ATCCCCTACCCGGTGGGGGCCGGTGTCCCCGGGAGCGCCGGCGGGGTCCCGGTGCCGCTGCATGCGTTCTGCCGCCAGATCAGCAGCCAGGAGTTTGAGGAGCAGAGACTCACCATGTCGCAGACGGCCATCGCTGAGCTGCTGGACCTGCTGCTGGCTGACAGCAGCCTGGCCGGGAAGGAGCGCAGGAAGAAGCTACGACAG tTCCAGAAGCAATACCCGGACATCTTCTCCAGGCGGTTCCCCAGCCCTGAGAGCCAGGCTCAGATTCTGGAGGACAAGCCCAGGATCaagcctcctcttctcctcaccaAGAAGATCAGGAAGAACATCAGGACCTAG